A segment of the Aureliella helgolandensis genome:
TGCTTTGCAAGAGCGAGGCACTGTGGCGCTGAGCGGCACTCCGGACAGCCTGAAAGCATTTCCTCAGACGATCGTGCCGCTCAGTCCCGGTGGGATTCTCGGAATCGAGTCGCTCCGTCGCCTCGGCAACGTCGACTCGACTGCTATTGCAGAACTGGAGGCTGGAGAAGTCGAACCGGTTGAAGGCCTGCCGATGCTCTCGGAGCTGATCGACGACTTAGTTGCGCCGGGGCACGGCGTCATTCTCGCCATGGGTAAAGGTGGTGTTGGCAAGACCACCGTCGCGGCAGCCATCGCGGTTGCAATCGCTCAGCGTGGTTACGAAGTGCACCTATCCACCACCGACCCAGCAGCACATATCGCTGCTGCGATGAACGACGAAAGCTTGCCGACCCTGTCGGTCAGTCGCATCGATCCTGAAGCGGAGACCGCCAAGTATTCTGCGCAAGTTCTCGGGAAAGCCGGCGCAAACCTTGACGCTCAAGGCAAAGCACTGTTGGAAGAGGATCTCCGATCGCCTTGCACCGAAGAGATTGCCGTCTTTCGTGCTTTTGCTGATGCGGTCGCCGCTGGAACGAACAAGTTTGTGGTGCTTGACACAGCGCCCACTGGGCACACGGTCCTGTTGCTCGATTCGGCACTTGCCTACCATCGCGAGGTGACACGTCAGTCGAGCGAAATGCCAGAAGCCGTAGAAAACCTGCTTCCGCGGTTGCGCGATCCCGACTTTACACGCGTGTTGATCGTGACGCTTCCCGAAGCGACTCCCGTGCATGAAGCGGCCGCTTTACAGCGGGATCTACGACGAGCCGAGATCGAGCCCTATGCATGGGTTATCAATCAAGTCCTCAGTCCCTTACCCATTACTGATCCGCTGATGAAACAGCGTCAATCGCATGAACAGAAGTACTTACGCGAAGTCAAAGAAGTACTGGCCAGCCGTGTGGCGATCATCCCTTGGCAGCTTGAACCTCCCACCGGTCTTCAATCCCTGAGCCGGCTGACTCACTCCGGACTAACAGCTTCGGGATCCTAAGGAGAGACGAGCATGGCCAAAGTTCAAGTGCTCGGTACGGGCTGCGCGAAATGCGGCTACCTACTCAAGAATGCACAGGTGGCTGCAAACGAGCGACAGGCTGGCGATGTGGTCGAGAAGCTCGACGACATGCTGCAAGTCCACGAGTTCAACCCGTCAGCGCTACCCGCTCTGGCGATCGACGGCAAAGTCGTTACTGTGGGAACGCTACCATCACCGTCTGAAATTAGACAGCTTATTGAACAGTCGCAAGAAGTGGAGGAGTGATCCTGAAAACCCGCAAGATTGAACGCGTTTTGCATGAAGCTTTAACCAATCGAGATCGAAGCTGGCCAACTTGCCTGGAAAATCGCAGACTACACCGCTGATGATAACGCAGCGTTTGTCGATCCGTTTAAGGTGTTCACATCGACTTTCGTCTTAGTCGAAGTGCAAGATGGCAAGGCTGTCCGATGGAAGAAGCCTAAAGAAGTCTGGAACCACACCAGCGATCAAGCAGATTGCATGGCCTTCATCAATCAAGCCTGGTCTGAATTTAAAGTAGCGTAATGGGGGACCGTTGGTGCGAACTTACCCATGAGCATTCCGATCACCATGCAGAGGGCGGCGACCGCCAGGAGCTACTGCACAAGAAAGTGAAGAAATATGGCACCGTGTTTAGCACCGTTAACCCTGGTACCAAGCTGAATGGCATTCTTCGAAGAAGATGAGAAGCCGCTGCCTTTGTGGCTTCCAATAACCCTATATTAAGGAATACGTTTAATGACATCGAAGCAAACTGAAGGTAATTCGACTACCTTTTACCCCGAGTTAAAGCGTTACTTGACGGAAGCAATAACTCGTTTCGAGGTGATCCCTAACGATCGCAAGGGGGAGCTCGCCAAAGTTGCAGACTACGTGCGAGAACGCCTTTCGAAGTCCGAACCAGCTAAGCTGACCTTTATCTGCACACACAATTCACGACGTAGCCATCTGTCCCAGATCTGGGCGCAGGTAGCTGCCGAATACTATGGATTGGAGGGTGTTGAGACGTTCTCTGGCGGCACTGAAGCAACGGCCTTCAACCCGCGGGCTGTCGCCGCCATGCAGCGCTGTGGACTCAAGATCGTGGCGGATGATCCGACCGCGACCAATCCGCGCTACAGCGTCACCACCTCGGATTCATCCACACCGCAAGTTTGTTTCTCGAAGGCGTATAGCGACCCGCCGAATCCAAGTAAAGGATATTGCGCGGTGATGACTTGTTCGCAGGCCGATGACGCTTGTCCGGTTGTAATGGGCTGCGATCTTCGCATGCCGATCCGATATGAAGACCCGAAAGTAGCCGACGATACTGAGTTGGAAGCCCAGCGATACGACGAGCGCTCCGCTCAAATCTGTAGCGAAATGCTTTACATGATGTCCCTCGCATAGACGACCGACGATGGGACCCAATGTCTGTTTCTCTATCGTCCACAGCAAGTGCTGCAGGCTGATGTCAGCGGCACTGGCGACACTTCGCTCGACAAGTTGGTTGTATTCGAGGGCCGTTCTGAAGGTCTGGCGTCAAGCATTCGTTGAATTTACTTCGCAGAGCCGATTGCGCTCTACCCGCCGGTCAGCCAGCTTGTGCTTGCGCTCATGCCGAATCGATTGCGGGAGGCGATTGTCGGACAAATCTCGGTCTGGACGACGCTTCCGCCAAGTCAGCTCTCAAGGTGGTCAGCGAACGGGCTTACCTCAATTTGCTGGGGGGGCAGCCACCCTGGTCGTTTGGGCTCGTTTGTCAGGTAGCAAGACGCGAGTCCCACAGAATTCTAACGAGCCAAGTTCAGGAAAAGCGGGTGGGTTGCATGTCGAGGCAAGCCTTTTAGTATCGCCTGGTTCTGAATGTTAAGCCTCACACTGAACGCTTGGTACCGGATCTAGATGCTGCCCATGTTGGCTGTGGTGCGTAATCGCGTCTGGATTTTGGTGAGCGGATCTGCATTGGTCTATTACTTGCAATCTTGGTCCGCGTGGGTGGATTCCCGGGGGCCGCTGCTGGGGACTCCATACGCTGGGTCCGCGTTTTTCGACAAGATTTTCGTACGGTTTGAATTCCTGCCGGTGCTGAATGGCCTGCTTCTTGGCGGCTGAGTGGATTGGAATCGGTGAAATCTTACTCCTGGCTTGTAAGGACTTTGGGCTCAAAGCGACATTCTGTTGTCGGCTGCTGATTGCCACGGCTAAACCTGCTAGAGATTTCGATTCCCCACAGTTTTCACGAAGAAAGTATGCGCCATGTCTACGTTCAAGTTGTTGATATTAGGGGGCGTGTTGGCCGGCCTGTTTTCTGCCGGGGCAGTCCTAAAACAGTCGAAGGGTGTTGCTCATAGCCAAGCGTGTGAGGGATGCGAATCTGAGTCTTGCTCGAGTTGTGCGGACCACTTGGCTTGCTCGGTAGACTCCGGCACTGGAGGAGACTGTTTGACGTGCGCTACAGCCTGCTCGAAAACAGGGCAGGGATTCGAGTTCAACGGTGAGGCACCGGCCTGCTCGGCTTGTGCCTCTGAACCGAGCGATCTGTTACACCCGACGGGAGCGGTTGTTCCAGGGGAAATCACGGTTACGGGACGCGAAAGCGGTCTAATCAAGCTCGCGGACGACGATACCTTTGAGGAACACATTCATGCAGAGGCCGGTACAGTGCTGGTTGACTTCTATGCTGATTGGTGCGGGCCATGCAAGATTCAAGGCGCAATCCTCGAAGAGCTCGTCCCGTCGCTTGAGCATTCGACAGTTGTCAAGGTAAATGTGGACGAGAGTCCGAGACTTGCCAGACAGTTTGAGATTACTGGAATTCCAGCACTCCTAGTATTCCGAGACGGAAAGCTGCAGGCAACGCATTTAGGCGTGGCCGATTCAGATGAAATCGCTGCTCTAATCGCCTCAGAGTAACAAACTTCTGAGCGGATTTTTCCAACGGGGTGGCGACGATGTCGACGAAAATTTTGATAACTGCCGGATTGCTTGTGGCTGGACTTCTTTGGGCCGTCGTATCCAATCGGCGCACAATCGCCATCAAACTATATGGTCCGCCGACGGTAGATTCTGTCGAGGCCTATGGCCCATTGGAAAGCGACTTGACATTCGATCATTCTGTCCTTGATCGGTTGTTGAGCGAATTCGTAGACGACGCTGGCTGGGTAGATTACGAGAGTCTAAAGGACCGCCAAGGGGAACTACAGACATATATCGAAACACTGGCCGATGCACCGTTCGATGATCTGGGACGCAATGAAAAACTGGCTTTGCTGATCAACGGTTACAACGCCTTCACCTTGGAATTGATTCTCGAACACTATCCAGTGGATAGCATTCAAGATATTCCAACTGCCCAACGTTGGGACGATGCAAGATGGAAGCTGGGCGGTAAGTTGTTGAGTCTCTCGCAAATCGAACATGAACAGATCCGCCCCAAGTTCAAGGAGCCTCGGGTGCATTTCGCGCTGGTCTGTGCTGCAATCGGTTGTCCACCACTTAGGAGGGAAGCCTATGTCGGATCGCAACTCGAAGAGCAATTGCAGTCTCAGACTCAGTATATGCACCAGCACCAAACCTGGTTTCAGTTGGAACCCAGTGCTTCAGCGGTGAAGCTTACGCAGCTCTACAGCTGGTACGGAAACGATTTTGAACAAAGTGCGGGTTCGGTGCTTAAGTTCGTCGCCACATGCTCGGTGCCTCTCAAGAGAGAAATGGATAGTGGGAAAAACCTAGGGATAGATTGGCTGGAATACGATTGGACTCTGAACTCATTGAGTAATCGCGGGGCTAGATGATGGCGATGCGGTCCGGCGAGTCTTATGCTCAAGCGCGAAGGCAGATGCTCAATGATAGCTGGAATGGTTTACCGGCGAACTTGAGAACTGAAAATCAGTTGATTGGTAGGCAAGAGTTAGGATGCGGAGCGATGGTCGGGATTTTGCCTCGCTGGGATTTTTCCTGTACCGCCTGCTATTTGGGGACAGGTCCGAATCGTACCAAACCGGCTTCGATGGGCGAAGCTAAACGGCAGCTATTCGCCCTGCGTGACTATCTTGGACCCGGCGGGATTTTGCAGCTAACCGACGGCGAGGTTACCTAGCGTCCGGTCCATGAATGGATCGAATTGCTGAGTACCCGAACGTGGGCGACTTGGGGCGAGCGTGAGGCTCTGCTGGAGGTCGATCAGGGGCGAAACAGGGGGAAAGCGGTTGACAATAGTGGCTAATCATTTCATGGGGCAGGCAGAACATGTACACCACTCGGGCAGGAACAGTTGAAAAACTGTGTCTTCTGTATTGCAGCAGCAAACGGTCGACTATTGAGCATGTGCGAGTTCCACAACAACAACTTCCGCGATCAATACTATGACAGTCTAGGGACTGCAGAGGTTTGGGGGTGGAGTTGTGGACGCCCAATACGGCTGCTACTGCCAACCCGCTGCGCCGGATTACACGTAGGGATTTTTGTCCAGGAATGGACCCTCGGCGAAGGGGCGCAGAGATGCCTCTGCGTGCTACATCGCGAATGCAACCGAAAATAGTTCGACAGAGTTACTCAACGTGATATCTATGCTGCCCCAAACCCTCACGGTCCTTTTCCTCGCATTGATTTCAGCATTGGCGACCGTCACAGGGGTACCCTTGATCTTCTTTCCAGAACTCGCGGCGCTAGCGTATGAGATTTTCACAAATCCAGGGGGTAAGTGGGCTCGATCTCCATGGTATCTAGCCATCACACCAGCCATCGCCGGCCTAGCTGGCGTAGCTTGTGCTATTGCGTTGCCATACGGGTACGTTTCAATGCTGTTGGCAATCGGATGTTCGCTGGGCATTGTAATCGTTCTTCGCTCACCAGTGGCTCCAGCCATCTCTGCCGGTGTCCTGCCGGTGGTGATGGCAGTGGACAGTTGGATGTACCCGTTCGCGATTCTATTAGGGACATCGATACTAGCGCTCTTAAGTGTGCAGTGGCGGTCCTGGAGTCGACTTGGCGTGCCGATCGAGCGGGTGGAGGCGACGGATAGCAATCGAAACCTGCCACTACTCGGTTATGAGTGGGCATTCAAATTGCTCTTGCTTATCGTGATTTTGCTCGTCGCGGTTAACGGCGCAGGTCAAAGGATGATTCTATTTCCGCCACTCGTCGTTATCGCCTTCGAAATGTTTGCTTATACATCTAGATGTCCGTGGGCGAAGACACCTTGGAGACTGCCGATTGTTTGTACGGCAACTGCATTGATCGGCGTATTGGCAGTTGAAGTGTTTGGCGTAGGTATGGTCTCCACGATATTGACCGTTTCGATAGGCATCGCAATTCTAAGGCTCATCGATCAACACGTTCCTCCTGCTTTGGCAGTAGGCTTGATCCCGCAAGTCATGAACGCGCCCGGCTGGAACTACCCAGTTGCTGTTGGCCTAGGATGCTCCGTACTGGTTGCGTTCTTCTTCGCTACAGAGGCGTTGAAGCCAACTTTCGCTCGGTTCCGTCATTTGCGTAATTGAACCAGCAACTTAGCTCTCGCCCCTTGTCGATCGTCGCTGGGATGCGCTCGATGGACGAGGAGCCATTGCCGAGAACCCCAATGCCGAGAACTCAGACGGTGGTGCGCAAAATCGCCTATCGACCGTCTGCTTGTGGATTTTCAAGTAGCCCGCCAATAAGCTACTCAGACACAAGCAAATGCTTGGATCCTTTACGCACCATCCGTGTGTGCTCATGCACACAGAAAGATGCGCGTGTGTTCGCCACAATAGACGCAGTAAAGGAGGCCAACCTATGCGAGCTATGGCAACGGAGACCAAGCGGGGCATCAAGCCGTTTCCAACCCGCTCCTACAACGCCTTGGGATTTAGTTTCATACTGCACTTCTGTCTGTTGGCGTTCCTTGGTTTGTGGCAGATTGGCGGCGGTCAACCGGAACTGCATTCGATAGCGCTGCGTGCGGTCGTCATCCAAGAACTTCAGCCAGTAAAACTACTCCCTCGAGCTCCTGTTGAGTTGGAACTTCAACGAGAGATCATTGAAATTGCCGACCCGCAATTTAGCCTGGCGAAAATGCTGGACAGTTTGGGGGGAGCGACGGGGAGCTATTCCTATGAGAACTCGAGCGTTGTGAGCCACCAATTGAGGATGCCTGGTTTGTTCACTTATGGCACGGGGCAGGGAAGCGGACAAGCGGAACGCGACTCCGGAAACGCTGGCGGAGGCATGGGGCTGTACCAGACTCCGTTTGGGGCGTTGGTGAAGGAACTCCGCCAAGGCCTGGACCTAGTGATTGTGTTTGATAGTACAAGCAGCATGGGGGCCGAGATCACCTCGCTGAAGCTTCAGATCTTGCAACTGGGACGCGTCATGTTGCAAGCTCTACCGGAAACACGTGTAGCCTTTGTGACTTACAAAGACATAGGAGACTCGCCTTCTGTGGCATTCTCCGAATTGACGAACGACCTTACGTCCCTTCTTCGATTCTTGTCGTTTGTCGAACCAGTGGGTGGTGGTTTCGACGTTGAGGAAGCGGTGGGACTGGGGCTACAACAAGCTATCTCCGGCTACCAGTTTCGCGATGATGCGCACAAAGTTGTAATCATCCTCGGCGATGCGCCGCCACGTCGGGCAGATCTGCCCCACTCCCTATTCATGGCTCACCAGTTCCATTTACTAACCAAGGCTCGCGTTAGCACGCTGTCAGTACGTGCTGCATCAACATTCCCCGAGTTTGGGAGCATTGCCCACGTCGGTGGAGGAGAATCCGTCGTGTTGATCGACCCACGAAATGCTCTGCAAGAATTGCTGCTCTTGGTATTTGGTGCGGCCAATCGAGCCGAAGCAATGCGACTGCTACGACTCCAGTGATTCGTACAGCAATTCGCCCACAACGGCATTTTTCAGAAAGAGATTCTATCGGATCCTGTTCACGCTTGGCTTGCATCTAGACGCATGCGCAATCTCTAGTCGTGGAGGAGTCCTTTGTGGGCGGCGGAAGCTTGACATTAAGAGAGGTATGAAACGCTTGCGTGATCTGCATGAACGTTTTTTCGACAGATCGAAAAGCCGCAACGATCTCTGGATCAAAGTGCTGGCCCGAGCCCTTGTGGATAATGGAGGCTGCTTGCTCATGCGACATTGGCCGCTTGTACACTCGTGGGCTGATCAGGGCGTCATAGACATCTGCGACAGCTACTATTCGAGCACTCAGCGGTATCAATTCTCCAGCAATTTGCATCGGATAGCCAGTTCCGTCAAACTTCTCATGATGCCAAAGTGCAATCTCGTGTGCCATTGAGAGAAAATCGTCTTCACCAAGTTGTGTTTCGATGGCGTGTAAACATTCTGCGCCGAGTTGGGCGTGCGTCTCCATGATTGCGCGTTCTTCAGCATCGAACTTGCCCGGTTTCAAGAGCACCTTGTCCGGTATACCTACTTTGCCGATGTCATGCAGCGAAGACGCCAGTCCAAGCGTTTCAATGTAGTCCTTTGTAATGTCGCGATGAGTCTTTTGCAATTCTCGGGCTAGCAGCATCGAGAATACGCGAATCCGTTCCAAGTGCTCCCCGGTGTCCGTGTCTCTTGACTCTGCAAGTTTTGCCAGCCCAAAAATTACTGCGTTGCGGGTAGTCATGAGAGACTTTGTACGAGCCTTAACGAGATTGGCGAGATCCGCGTTTATAAGTGCCAGGCGATTTTCGTATCCTGAGACAATCCAGATACCACCAACCAAGACCACCAAACTTAGTAAACCGGCAACGACTGATCCGCCCACTTGGATTGGCCATATAATACTGCTCGCCGCATGGAGTAGCCCCGCCTCGCGTTGATGCGCCAGTACTCGAATCCCCATGCTAGGTATGTCATGTACTGCGATTAAGTGGTTGCCATCCGGCATCGTGGCCCACCCCATACCCTCCGCTTTCATGATGGGGGAAACTTGGCCCTTCGATTGATTTAAAGGAATCATCGCGGGCGACATCATGTCAGGTACTGTTCGCAAGTCTGGGTGACAGAGAAGTCGTCCAGAATCACTTTCAATAATGCAGAGAAAGCCGTCGTTAGGGAGCGAGATACTCTCAACTAACGTTTGCACCCTTTCCCAGTTTTGGTGCCCTTTACTGGGAGCTTTAGGCTGTAACTGCAGAATTAAGCGTGCCATCTGGGCAGCGATTTGCTCGTTGTCCTTCATGACTTGAACGCGGACAATTCTCGTCACTTGGAGAAGTCCCCAATTCGCAAACAGGCTGACCCCTACAAGCGATACTGCTAGCTGGAAGCCGACTAGCAGGATGATGAGCCAAGATTTTCGGCGAATGACTAGATTCATTACGGTTCCCGCTCCGGTTGGTCCACTCCACTTTGCAAGTCTGGGAAGCATAAGCCGCACGCGATGCTCAGGTCCGAATAGCCTGCGCCTTTAACCGCGATGGTAAAACGTGTGCAATCGACTGTAACGATTCATTGGATTGCATCGTGTAGGCAGGTCAATGAGTTGAAGGTTTGGCCAACTGATAACTGGAATTCACGAGAGTTGGGGCTCAGCGGTTCACTATTCCCATTCGCCCACGGCAACGACCTCGAAACGCCTCTTGGCCCTGGAGCTGAGGGCGAGCCAGTCGTTGAAGAGATGCTCTGCGAGAATTGCTGCGTTTGATCTTTGGTGCGGCTAACCGAGTGGAAACACTACGTTTACTACCGCTGTGGGGCCAGAGCTCTGTGGCTTCTGCGTTTCATTCTCTGGCGATATTCGAATTTGGAGCTACTCTTAAGATTCTTATCAGGGCCGAGATGAACTGGGGAGCAAGCGGCAATTCCCGATGGGATGCGTTGACTCGGGTCACCGTCGTCCAGGGAATAGCGCATCTAGCCGACGATATGTGTTGCTGGTCAGCAGGAAGGCTGCGGGCGGCCAATGCGCTGCGAAGTGTCGTGGTGTCGTCTCCAGCTTCATACGCGATAACTTTTAGCGTACATTTCCTGGGAACCATCTGCACAATCGAGGGTGTTTTCTCCTGGTCTCCGACGAAGAGATGCAATTCTGTTGTCGCCGGTAGTTGCCCTGGAATCTCCAGTGAGTGGCGAAACTGCGCCGCGCGGTAAAGACACTTGGCCAAGTGGTCTCTGGCTAGGGCACGGCGTTCTGCCGCATCGGCAACTTGTGGCAACAATTGCTGTAGCGAACGCTCGGCTTCATCCGCGACGATCCCCCATTGGTAAGCTTCCCAAGTGGCCGGGTCAAAAAGGTTGCGATTAACGTGCTGTCCAGCTGCATCCACCAGCGTACTCTGACTGTCACCAGGCAACAGTTGGTATACGCTAGGCATGGTTCCAAGAACTACGGGTGATTGGAACGGTACGAGTATTGAAGGTTGATAGCCGTTAACCAGATCTCGTAGCGCTAAAACGGAGCCGGTATTCGGAGTGCCAACGAAAACCGCTTTCTCCACCTTTCTGCAGCCATTCCAGTCCAGGACGGGGAGCGATCCGTCGTTGGGAAGTTGTTGTCGACCGTAGCGCAAATAGTAGTGAGCCAACAGGCCGCCCATGGAATGAGCGACAATATCGAATTTGATAGAGGGCTGCGCGATTCCGAAACGAACGGCATATTCGCGAGCGACGTAGTCGTCCTTCTCGGAAATGAAATCGTCGAGTAGCGCCGCATTTTCGCTGATGTCTCGCCGCCAATCGTAATCAAATTGGAAGCATGTGAAGTGTTCGGACTGCTCCGTATCCAAAACGCTGGGCTGTTTCGAATCTCGATAACCGGCAATCCCAAGAGCTTGCATCAGCCCACCATAGGCTTCAACTTCAATCGGCAGCCCCGCAACCTTGAGGTCCAGGTGCGCAAGAGTGCCCGCGCTCCGCACGTTGTCCCGCAGGAGATTCAGTGGTACGCCGAACTCCATGGGATGAGCCATGCTGGTTGACGGAGACCTGCGTGTCCAAAACTGAAATCGTCGCAGAGTACCCCAGACAACTTGTTCGGAGTCTTCATCGACGAGCTTCGACCCCAGTATCCCGTGGATCACAATGACCGGGTTCTGTTCGACCTCTGGAGATCGAGCTAACCTGCCGCTGGGGGAACTCTGGGCAAGACAATGCTCAGATGCAAGGATAATTGATAAAACAGTCAGCCCAATACGCATTTGCATCGCGTCATGGTTGGGTAGAGAAAACATCGAATCTTCCTTGATTTGACTCGCCGCAACTAAGGCGATCTATACTGCTGAATGCTTTGGCTCTGCACTTTCCGGCGCGAGTCGATCCAATTGCTGCGGAAGTTCTCTCTGAGGGACAACTGCCGAATCACTGGCAACTCGTCGCTGCCAAACTCTACTGCTTATGGGCAGCGTTATTCCAAGAAGCGTCAACTGAACCAGTGGCCAATCAATCGCGATTGCGACAGCAAACCCACACCGTTGCCAGATATACGAGCGCGACCAATCGCCTGAATTGGGCAACCAAACGAGCCATTGCCAAGCGACAATAGAGGTAACTCCGAGCACGCCGACGGTCACAAGAGTGCCACCCAACCTACGAACTGCTTGGGGACTGAGGCCGATTCGCCCAGGAAGATAGAGCAGCGGCGGTCCCAACACCGCAAGCCAGCCGATATGCATGGCCAAAAGAGCGCCGGTTGCTGGGCCGCAGCCCCAGGGGCCGCATATGGTGTGCTCATCAGCCACCGCCAGATTCTGTAGCGAAATCGCACCATACACGGCCACTCCCCAAAGCAGAGGCAGTCCAAGCAGTTCAAAATTCCGTAGCATTCCTCGCATGGTCTCCCCTCTCAATTGGATTATGTCGCAATCGGCTAAGCCTCCTGCCGCACCAAGTCTTGCTTGAGTGCGCATTCGGATTGCGGGTTGTCGGTCGACCGGCTTGGTAGCAATTCGCTTCGCAAGATTTTTACGCAACTCGGAGCGGTAGGACCACTGAGTCTGGCGGCTTAGAGATGTTGCTCTTCCGTCCAAGCATCGATTCCTTGTCTACCTGGTCCAGGTAAGCCACTTGCTAAATAGTGACTTCACAAAGGGCGTTAGCTTAGTTCGATTGAATTGATCGCCGAGTTTTCGGATGGCTTCAGCTTGCGTCGGATACGGGTGGATCGTAGACGCGATTGTCCCGAGCCCAATTCGGTTAGTCATCGCCAGAGTCACCTCCGATATCAAGTCGCCCGCTGAGCGCGCAACGATCGTTGCGCCGACGATCTGATCCGTTCCTTTCTTCACGTGAATTTTGACAAAGCCGTTTTCTTCACTCTCCAAGATGGCTCGGTCCACCTCCTGAAAGTTTTGGACGTAGGTGTCAATTTCGACGCCCTTCTCCTTTGCCTGATGTTCGTAAAGACCGACGTGTGCGATTTCAGGCGAGGTGTAAGTCGACCAGGGGATCACCAACGAACTGGCCTTCTTCCGACCTTTAAAAAGAGCATTCTGGATGACGATGCGCGCCATGAAGTCAGCTGCGTGCGTGAATTGATACGGCGAACAAACGTCTCCCGCTGCGTAGATCATCGGATTGGTGGTTTGCAAGCGATCGTTGACGGTGATGCCCTTTTTATGAAACTCGACCCCGACGGTCTCTAGATTGAGATTGTCGACGTTGGGAGCTCGTCCCACGGAAACGAGTAGTTGATCTACCGGCTCGTCGTAAACGGTTCCGTGAGACTCGACAGACAATCGTATCCCCTTGTCGTTTCTGATAGCTAACTGCTTGCCGCAACAGAGGAGTTTGACACCATCGCGAAGCATCGACGTTTGTACGATCTCGGCAGCATCGCGGTCTTCGCGAGGTAGAATGCCGTGTTCCGATTCGACCACAAATACCTCAGCCCCAAGCTGCGCGAACGTCTGCGCCATCTCACAGCCGATGGGGCCGGCGCCAATGACTCCCAGGCGTTTGGGAAGTTCTGTCAACGAAAACAGATTTTCGTTCGTTAGGTAATCGACAGTGTCTAGGCCAGGAATAGGGGGGGCGGCGGCGCGCGCGCCTGACGCGATTACCGCCCGCTTGAACTTGAGCGTTGTCCCGTTCACATCCACTGTGCTGGAGTCGACAAAGCTGGCCTGACCGAAAAAGACGTCGATGCCAAGCTTTCTGAACCGTTCTGCCGAGTCGTTGGGACTAATTTGGGCTCGCAAGCGACGCAGCCGCTCCATGACAGCCGAAAAATCGACGTCGGCAGCGTCTGTTCCACGCACCCCAAATCCCGCTGCATGCCGCGCCGACGCAGCAACTCGGCCGGCGCTTATTAGGGCTTTGGATGGCACGCAGCCAACATTGAGACAATCGCCACCCATGAGACCACGTTCGATGAGGGCGACCTTAGCGCCCAGTCCTGCTGCTCCGGCGGCGGTCACTAGTCCAGCTGTTCCCGCGCCGATCACCACGAGATTATAACGTCCTGTTGGAGTGGGATTGGTCCATTCCAGCGGATGGACATTTGCTTGAAGTGCTTGGTTCAATTCATCAAGTGGTTCAAGCT
Coding sequences within it:
- a CDS encoding HD-GYP domain-containing protein; this translates as MNLVIRRKSWLIILLVGFQLAVSLVGVSLFANWGLLQVTRIVRVQVMKDNEQIAAQMARLILQLQPKAPSKGHQNWERVQTLVESISLPNDGFLCIIESDSGRLLCHPDLRTVPDMMSPAMIPLNQSKGQVSPIMKAEGMGWATMPDGNHLIAVHDIPSMGIRVLAHQREAGLLHAASSIIWPIQVGGSVVAGLLSLVVLVGGIWIVSGYENRLALINADLANLVKARTKSLMTTRNAVIFGLAKLAESRDTDTGEHLERIRVFSMLLARELQKTHRDITKDYIETLGLASSLHDIGKVGIPDKVLLKPGKFDAEERAIMETHAQLGAECLHAIETQLGEDDFLSMAHEIALWHHEKFDGTGYPMQIAGELIPLSARIVAVADVYDALISPRVYKRPMSHEQAASIIHKGSGQHFDPEIVAAFRSVEKTFMQITQAFHTSLNVKLPPPTKDSSTTRDCACV
- a CDS encoding esterase/lipase family protein — protein: MFSLPNHDAMQMRIGLTVLSIILASEHCLAQSSPSGRLARSPEVEQNPVIVIHGILGSKLVDEDSEQVVWGTLRRFQFWTRRSPSTSMAHPMEFGVPLNLLRDNVRSAGTLAHLDLKVAGLPIEVEAYGGLMQALGIAGYRDSKQPSVLDTEQSEHFTCFQFDYDWRRDISENAALLDDFISEKDDYVAREYAVRFGIAQPSIKFDIVAHSMGGLLAHYYLRYGRQQLPNDGSLPVLDWNGCRKVEKAVFVGTPNTGSVLALRDLVNGYQPSILVPFQSPVVLGTMPSVYQLLPGDSQSTLVDAAGQHVNRNLFDPATWEAYQWGIVADEAERSLQQLLPQVADAAERRALARDHLAKCLYRAAQFRHSLEIPGQLPATTELHLFVGDQEKTPSIVQMVPRKCTLKVIAYEAGDDTTTLRSALAARSLPADQQHISSARCAIPWTTVTRVNASHRELPLAPQFISALIRILRVAPNSNIARE
- a CDS encoding mercuric reductase, with the protein product MSYLQQLEPLDELNQALQANVHPLEWTNPTPTGRYNLVVIGAGTAGLVTAAGAAGLGAKVALIERGLMGGDCLNVGCVPSKALISAGRVAASARHAAGFGVRGTDAADVDFSAVMERLRRLRAQISPNDSAERFRKLGIDVFFGQASFVDSSTVDVNGTTLKFKRAVIASGARAAAPPIPGLDTVDYLTNENLFSLTELPKRLGVIGAGPIGCEMAQTFAQLGAEVFVVESEHGILPREDRDAAEIVQTSMLRDGVKLLCCGKQLAIRNDKGIRLSVESHGTVYDEPVDQLLVSVGRAPNVDNLNLETVGVEFHKKGITVNDRLQTTNPMIYAAGDVCSPYQFTHAADFMARIVIQNALFKGRKKASSLVIPWSTYTSPEIAHVGLYEHQAKEKGVEIDTYVQNFQEVDRAILESEENGFVKIHVKKGTDQIVGATIVARSAGDLISEVTLAMTNRIGLGTIASTIHPYPTQAEAIRKLGDQFNRTKLTPFVKSLFSKWLTWTR